A stretch of Burkholderia sp. HI2500 DNA encodes these proteins:
- a CDS encoding response regulator transcription factor, with protein MDQPKRILIVEDDADIADVLSLHLRDERYEVVHSADGAEGLRLLEQGGWDALILDLMLPGVDGLEICRRARAMTRYTPIIITSARSSEVHRILGLELGADDYLAKPFSVLELVARVKALLRRVDALARDSRIDAGTLDVAGLAIDPIAREASVDGARIDLTPREFDLLYFFARHPGKVFSRMDLLNAVWGYQHEGYEHTVNTHINRLRAKIEADPAEPVRILTVWGRGYKLAAPGQRDA; from the coding sequence ATGGACCAACCGAAACGCATCCTGATCGTCGAGGACGACGCCGATATCGCCGACGTTTTGAGCCTGCACCTGCGCGACGAGCGCTACGAGGTCGTGCACAGCGCGGACGGCGCCGAGGGGCTGCGCCTGCTCGAACAGGGCGGCTGGGATGCGCTGATCCTCGACCTGATGCTGCCGGGCGTCGACGGCCTCGAAATCTGCCGGCGCGCGCGTGCGATGACGCGCTACACGCCGATCATCATCACCAGTGCGCGTTCGAGCGAGGTGCACCGGATCCTCGGCCTCGAGCTCGGCGCCGACGACTATCTGGCCAAACCGTTCTCGGTGCTCGAACTCGTCGCGCGCGTGAAGGCGCTGCTGCGGCGCGTCGATGCGCTCGCACGCGATTCGCGGATCGACGCGGGCACGCTCGACGTCGCGGGGCTGGCAATCGACCCGATCGCGCGCGAGGCGAGCGTGGACGGCGCGCGCATCGACCTCACGCCGCGCGAATTCGACCTGCTGTATTTCTTCGCGCGGCATCCGGGCAAGGTGTTCTCGCGGATGGACCTGCTCAATGCCGTGTGGGGCTACCAGCACGAAGGCTACGAGCACACGGTCAACACCCACATCAACCGGCTGCGCGCGAAGATCGAGGCCGATCCGGCCGAGCCCGTGCGGATCCTCACCGTGTGGGGCCGCGGCTACAAGCTCGCCGCGCCGGGCCAGCGGGACGCATGA
- a CDS encoding HAMP domain-containing sensor histidine kinase, with amino-acid sequence MKLTLTQRLSLVFSVLLLACSGASAWLQIRANDMREQEVVQGLSRDLAANIVNSVTHSAPLMDANGLRPDAVRTLFGQLMGVNPSVEVYLLDNAGRIKGDDAPPGHVKRDRVDLAPVQRFIAGEPLPILGDDPRSPDARKVFSAAPLQLAGQPPSGYIYVVLLGEAHDQLAARVDAGNVLRTTLWSMALVALLGLLAGLTAFSFITRPLRRLTDAMRRFDANGAPDTQPPVPRSRPGRRGDDIVVLESAFAQMADRIGDQWRALTHQDQQRRELITNISHDLRTPLTSLHGYLETLSLKSDTLAENERRRYLSIALAQSAKVGRLAQALFELARLESGGVQAEREPFSLVDLVQDVFQKFELTAQARGVALHARIPPRVPVVSADLGMIERVLTNLLDNALRHTPAHGEVEVALEPRGDRVLVTVADTGEGIPAARREGLFQRPQRPMSGGAVTSGGLGLLIVHRMLALNGSRIRLVDRAGRGAVFEFALAVATPGAGDGR; translated from the coding sequence ATGAAGCTCACCCTTACCCAGCGGCTGTCGCTCGTGTTCTCGGTGCTGCTGCTCGCGTGCTCGGGCGCGTCCGCGTGGCTGCAGATCCGCGCGAACGACATGCGCGAGCAGGAAGTCGTGCAGGGGCTGTCGCGCGACCTGGCCGCCAACATCGTCAACAGCGTGACCCACAGCGCGCCGCTGATGGACGCGAACGGGCTGCGCCCGGACGCGGTGCGCACGTTGTTCGGGCAGTTGATGGGCGTGAACCCGAGCGTCGAGGTCTATCTGCTCGACAACGCGGGGCGGATCAAGGGCGACGATGCGCCGCCCGGCCACGTGAAGCGCGATCGTGTCGATCTCGCGCCCGTGCAGCGCTTCATCGCGGGCGAGCCGCTGCCGATCCTCGGCGACGACCCGCGCAGCCCCGATGCGCGCAAGGTGTTCAGCGCCGCGCCGCTGCAGCTGGCGGGCCAGCCGCCGTCCGGCTACATCTACGTGGTGCTGCTCGGCGAGGCGCATGACCAACTGGCCGCGCGCGTCGACGCCGGCAATGTGCTGCGCACGACGCTGTGGTCGATGGCGCTGGTCGCGCTGCTCGGCCTGCTCGCGGGCCTCACCGCGTTCAGCTTCATCACGCGTCCGCTGCGCCGGCTGACGGACGCGATGCGCCGCTTCGACGCGAACGGCGCGCCCGACACGCAGCCGCCGGTGCCGCGCTCGCGGCCGGGCCGGCGCGGCGATGACATCGTCGTGCTCGAATCCGCGTTCGCGCAGATGGCCGACCGGATCGGCGACCAGTGGCGCGCGCTGACGCACCAGGACCAGCAGCGGCGCGAATTGATCACGAACATCTCGCACGACCTGCGCACGCCGCTCACGTCGCTGCACGGCTATCTGGAGACGCTGTCGCTGAAGTCGGACACGCTCGCCGAGAACGAGCGGCGGCGCTACCTGTCGATCGCGCTCGCGCAGAGCGCGAAGGTCGGCCGGCTCGCGCAGGCGCTGTTCGAGCTCGCGCGGCTCGAATCGGGCGGCGTGCAGGCCGAGCGCGAGCCGTTCTCGCTCGTCGATCTCGTGCAGGACGTGTTCCAGAAATTCGAGCTGACCGCGCAGGCGCGCGGCGTCGCGCTGCATGCGCGGATTCCGCCGCGGGTGCCGGTCGTGTCGGCCGATCTCGGGATGATCGAGCGCGTGCTGACCAACCTGCTCGACAACGCGCTGCGGCACACGCCCGCGCACGGCGAGGTCGAGGTCGCGCTGGAGCCGCGCGGCGACCGCGTGCTCGTGACCGTGGCCGATACCGGCGAAGGGATTCCGGCGGCGCGGCGCGAAGGGCTGTTCCAGCGGCCGCAGCGGCCGATGAGCGGCGGCGCGGTGACGAGCGGCGGGCTCGGGCTGCTGATCGTGCACCGGATGCTGGCGCTCAACGGCAGCCGTATCCGGCTGGTCGACCGGGCCGGGCGCGGGGCGGTGTTTGAGTTCGCACTGGCGGTGGCCACGCCCGGGGCCGGCGACGGGCGCTGA
- a CDS encoding AMP-binding protein yields the protein MTKRHWTGSYGSIPAEIDPDRFPSVSALLDDAMRRFADRPAFHSYGRTLTYGDVDRLSTALAAYLQQVVGVRKGDRVAVMLPNVLAFAVAFVAVAKIGAIQVNVNPLYTARELEHQLNDAGVEVALVCGGSMGTFAEVVGGTRVRTVLSVGRGDLGVVDAPAGTCDALPPGSIPLARAIAAGESLTFEPVALGGADLLLLQYTGGTTGLSKGAALSHRNLVANIEQFGAIVPAARVPGEEVVVTAIPMYHIFALTVNFLSYFAIGAQNWLIVNPRDMDGFIDVLKAARPTVFVGVNTLYAGLAGHPRLTEVDWSRLKLSAGGGAAVIDVISSRWKAVTGNFIREGYGLSETSPVVSFNPQSIDSFTGTTGLPLPSTDVKLLDDQDNEVAIGGAGEICVKGPQVMGGYWQKPDANAAAFTADGYFRTGDVGVFDEAGFLRIVDRKKDMIIVSGFNVYPNEVEAVATAVPGVAECACIGVPDARTGEAVKLFVVLAQDADVTEEQLVAHCRESLAAYKVPKLIRFVDRLPKSTVGKILRRELSRTD from the coding sequence ATGACGAAGAGACACTGGACCGGGTCGTATGGCTCGATCCCCGCCGAGATCGATCCCGATCGCTTTCCTTCCGTAAGCGCGTTGCTGGACGACGCAATGCGCCGATTCGCCGATCGCCCGGCGTTCCACTCATATGGCCGCACGCTGACCTATGGCGACGTCGACCGCCTGTCGACCGCGCTGGCCGCCTATCTGCAGCAGGTCGTGGGCGTGCGCAAGGGCGATCGCGTGGCCGTGATGCTGCCCAACGTGCTCGCGTTTGCGGTCGCGTTCGTCGCGGTCGCGAAGATCGGCGCGATCCAGGTCAACGTGAACCCGCTCTACACGGCGCGCGAGCTCGAGCATCAGCTCAACGACGCGGGCGTCGAGGTCGCGCTGGTGTGCGGCGGGTCGATGGGCACGTTCGCCGAAGTGGTCGGCGGCACGCGCGTGCGCACCGTGCTGAGCGTCGGGCGCGGTGATCTCGGTGTCGTCGATGCGCCGGCCGGCACATGCGACGCGCTGCCGCCCGGTTCGATCCCGCTCGCGCGCGCCATTGCCGCCGGCGAATCGCTCACGTTCGAACCGGTTGCGCTCGGCGGCGCGGACCTGCTGCTGCTGCAGTACACGGGCGGCACGACCGGCCTGTCGAAGGGCGCGGCGCTGTCGCACCGCAACCTCGTCGCGAACATCGAGCAGTTCGGGGCGATCGTGCCGGCCGCGCGCGTGCCGGGCGAGGAGGTCGTCGTCACGGCGATCCCGATGTATCACATCTTCGCGCTGACGGTGAATTTCCTGTCCTACTTCGCGATCGGCGCGCAGAACTGGCTGATCGTGAACCCGCGCGACATGGACGGCTTCATCGACGTGCTGAAGGCCGCGCGGCCGACGGTGTTCGTCGGCGTGAACACGCTGTACGCGGGGCTCGCCGGCCATCCGCGCCTGACGGAAGTCGACTGGTCGCGGCTGAAGCTGTCGGCCGGCGGCGGCGCGGCCGTGATCGACGTGATCTCGTCGCGCTGGAAGGCGGTGACGGGCAACTTCATCCGCGAGGGCTACGGGCTGTCGGAAACGTCGCCGGTCGTGTCGTTCAACCCGCAGTCGATCGACTCGTTCACGGGCACCACCGGCCTGCCGCTGCCGTCGACCGACGTGAAGCTGCTCGACGACCAGGACAACGAGGTGGCGATCGGCGGCGCGGGCGAGATCTGCGTGAAGGGGCCGCAGGTGATGGGCGGCTACTGGCAGAAACCGGACGCGAATGCGGCCGCGTTCACGGCCGACGGCTATTTCCGCACCGGCGACGTCGGCGTGTTCGACGAAGCCGGGTTCCTGCGGATCGTCGACCGCAAGAAGGACATGATCATCGTGTCGGGCTTCAACGTGTACCCGAACGAGGTGGAAGCGGTCGCGACCGCCGTGCCGGGCGTGGCTGAATGCGCGTGCATCGGCGTGCCGGATGCGCGCACGGGCGAGGCCGTGAAGCTGTTCGTGGTGCTGGCGCAGGATGCCGACGTGACGGAGGAGCAACTCGTCGCGCATTGCCGCGAGAGCCTCGCGGCCTACAAGGTGCCGAAGCTGATTCGCTTCGTCGACCGGCTGCCGAAGTCGACCGTCGGCAAGATCCTGCGCCGGGAACTCAGCCGCACCGACTGA
- a CDS encoding AraC family transcriptional regulator, with protein MPRSALLTPTTARAARLPDVEPTHALRQQRFTPAKLAVLLDVAAQAGLDPVAVLDGTGLTPAAVADPFTLTSPLQFLTAARNAIGRYDGTDLGVRVGHRLHVSSYGMYGYAMLCSESLAHAFESAVKYHRLANGMLAIRWVEHGDIVSWQFPDRHEVALPDLDEPLYRFLIDMQFALHVTIIKDVMGAWCVPARAQFAQPQPAHAAMLADALECPIAFDQPHHVLSYPAAWLTRAPQLANPITAAQVSSHCASLLDEMRSQAGVTRRVYQELTRTPGQFPDIDAIAAILCITSRTLRRKLEAEGTSYSELLASVRKALAIDYLSTTTLSTEDIASTLGFSDAVGFRHAFKRWTGMTPSDVRRKRGG; from the coding sequence ATGCCGCGCAGTGCGCTCTTGACCCCGACGACCGCCCGCGCAGCCCGCCTGCCGGACGTCGAGCCGACCCACGCGTTGCGCCAGCAGCGCTTCACGCCGGCCAAGCTGGCCGTGCTGCTCGACGTGGCCGCGCAAGCCGGCCTCGACCCGGTCGCGGTGCTCGACGGCACCGGTCTCACGCCGGCCGCCGTCGCGGACCCGTTCACGCTCACGTCGCCGCTGCAGTTCCTCACGGCCGCGCGCAATGCGATCGGCCGCTACGACGGCACCGACCTCGGCGTGCGTGTCGGCCACCGGCTGCACGTGTCGAGCTACGGGATGTACGGCTACGCGATGCTGTGTTCGGAATCGCTCGCGCATGCGTTCGAATCCGCCGTCAAGTATCACCGGCTCGCGAACGGCATGCTCGCGATCCGCTGGGTCGAACACGGCGACATCGTGTCGTGGCAGTTTCCCGACCGGCACGAAGTCGCGCTACCGGATCTCGACGAGCCGCTGTACCGTTTCCTGATCGACATGCAGTTCGCGCTGCACGTGACGATCATCAAGGACGTGATGGGGGCGTGGTGCGTGCCGGCGCGCGCGCAGTTCGCGCAGCCGCAGCCGGCGCACGCGGCAATGCTGGCCGATGCGCTCGAATGCCCGATCGCGTTCGACCAGCCGCATCACGTGCTCAGCTACCCGGCCGCGTGGCTCACGCGCGCGCCGCAGCTCGCGAACCCGATCACCGCCGCGCAGGTGTCGTCGCATTGCGCGAGCCTGCTCGATGAAATGCGCAGCCAGGCCGGCGTCACGCGGCGCGTGTACCAGGAACTCACGCGCACGCCCGGACAGTTTCCGGACATCGACGCGATCGCGGCGATCCTGTGCATCACGTCGCGCACGCTGCGCCGCAAGCTCGAAGCCGAGGGCACGTCGTACAGCGAACTGCTGGCCAGCGTACGCAAGGCGCTCGCGATCGACTATCTCAGCACGACCACGCTCAGCACCGAGGACATCGCATCGACGCTCGGCTTCAGCGACGCGGTGGGTTTCCGCCACGCGTTCAAGCGCTGGACCGGCATGACGCCGAGCGACGTGCGGCGCAAGCGCGGCGGTTGA
- a CDS encoding AraC family transcriptional regulator, translating into MARKAPRGPLKYNASGSIDGDAMTGSDSLSAQPGPAPGRALPSPSATVPISLVNGFLASAAVQRDVVERYLGGAGIPIELLGEPHARVTEEQFSTLYRTLAIELDDEMPGIFSRPLRGGTLKYLCLSLLDARNLETALHRFGQFFHILLDDFFVESKRDGLVAQTVLRPNDAVGPIGALGQELMLKLVHGVCSWLIGQKIPLLQIEFACPRPRHAVEHLYFFTGAVQFDCERTLMRFSADYLDAPIRQSKRNLRKFLARAPGDWIFESFSEQLVCHRVRQYLSEALPDLPVIDQAAEHLHCSVRTLSRHLAAEGTTFQALKDELRRDIAIQRLTDTPDTIAAIGADIGFDDPSAFHRAFRHWTGSTPGTYRRRA; encoded by the coding sequence ATAGCCCGGAAGGCTCCGCGCGGGCCGCTCAAGTACAATGCGAGCGGTTCGATCGACGGGGACGCGATGACCGGTTCAGATTCACTTTCCGCCCAGCCCGGGCCCGCACCCGGGCGTGCGCTGCCGTCGCCGAGCGCGACGGTGCCGATCTCGCTCGTCAACGGCTTCCTCGCGAGCGCGGCCGTGCAGCGCGACGTGGTCGAGCGCTACCTGGGCGGGGCCGGCATCCCGATCGAGCTGCTCGGCGAACCGCATGCGCGCGTGACGGAGGAGCAGTTCTCGACGCTGTACCGCACGCTCGCGATCGAACTCGACGACGAGATGCCCGGCATCTTCTCGCGCCCGCTGCGCGGCGGCACGCTGAAGTACCTGTGCCTGAGCCTGCTCGATGCGCGCAACCTCGAAACGGCGCTGCATCGTTTCGGGCAATTCTTCCATATCCTGCTCGACGATTTCTTCGTCGAATCGAAGCGCGACGGTCTCGTCGCGCAGACGGTGCTGCGCCCGAACGACGCCGTCGGCCCGATCGGCGCGCTCGGCCAGGAGCTGATGCTCAAGCTCGTGCACGGCGTGTGCTCCTGGCTGATCGGGCAGAAGATCCCGCTGCTGCAGATCGAGTTCGCGTGCCCGCGGCCGCGCCATGCGGTCGAGCACCTGTACTTCTTCACCGGCGCCGTGCAGTTCGACTGCGAGCGCACGCTGATGCGCTTCAGCGCGGACTACCTCGACGCGCCGATCCGGCAGAGCAAGCGGAACCTGCGCAAGTTCCTCGCGCGCGCACCGGGCGACTGGATCTTCGAATCGTTCAGCGAACAGCTCGTGTGCCATCGCGTGCGGCAGTACCTGTCGGAAGCGTTGCCCGACCTGCCGGTGATCGACCAGGCGGCCGAGCACCTGCATTGCTCGGTGCGCACGCTGAGCCGCCACCTGGCCGCCGAAGGGACGACGTTCCAGGCGCTCAAGGACGAACTGCGGCGCGACATCGCGATCCAGCGGCTGACCGATACGCCCGATACGATCGCGGCGATCGGCG